A region from the Nonlabens sp. YIK11 genome encodes:
- a CDS encoding LUD domain-containing protein: MPEEKLPLDEQFIHNFSRQGGRFLYAVDENEVQQHFEDILVEHDFFETPVFCYDEQLKERFNGFNLDFNQHLRESSFFLSTCEYIIADNGAILFSSNQIKENKPKQLPDTFVVLASTSQIVESIGEGLRGIKHHNSRGSIPTNITTLKNFQDQSLTKEKEKDLMNYGVPNKRLYLILLEDL; encoded by the coding sequence ATGCCAGAGGAAAAACTACCTCTAGATGAGCAGTTTATACATAATTTCTCTAGACAAGGCGGTCGTTTTTTATATGCCGTTGATGAGAATGAAGTACAGCAACATTTTGAGGATATCCTTGTAGAACACGACTTTTTTGAAACACCTGTTTTTTGCTATGACGAGCAATTGAAGGAACGTTTCAACGGTTTTAATCTAGATTTTAATCAGCATTTGCGAGAAAGTAGTTTTTTTCTAAGCACTTGCGAATACATCATTGCTGACAATGGTGCGATATTATTTTCTTCAAACCAGATCAAAGAGAATAAACCCAAACAACTGCCAGATACTTTTGTAGTCTTAGCAAGTACAAGTCAAATTGTAGAATCTATAGGTGAAGGATTGAGAGGCATCAAACACCACAATAGCAGAGGTTCTATTCCAACAAATATTACCACTCTAAAAAACTTCCAAGATCAAAGCCTGACCAAAGAGAAAGAAAAAGATCTCATGAATTATGGAGTACCTAACAAACGTCTTTATCTCATCCTATTAGAAGACTTGTAG